The Podarcis raffonei isolate rPodRaf1 chromosome 2, rPodRaf1.pri, whole genome shotgun sequence genome window below encodes:
- the SLC6A6 gene encoding sodium- and chloride-dependent taurine transporter isoform X1, giving the protein MEEPALPIRIEEGTEVPTESKNMATKEKLQCLKDFHKDILKPSPGKSPGTRPEDEAEGKPPQREKWASKIDFLLSVAGGFIGLGNVWRFPYLCYKNGGGAFLIPYFIFLFGGGLPVFFLEVALGQYTSEGGITCWEKICPIFTGIGYASIVIVSLLNVYYIIILAWGLYYLFHSFTSKLPWAFCDQEWNTKNCIEDTLRKNKTLWLSLNTTNFTSPVTEFWEHNVLSLSSGIDEPGVVKWDLALCLLLVWVICFFCIWKGVKSTGKVVYITATFPFIMLLVLLIRGVTLPGASTGIKFYLYPDISRLADPQVWIDAGTQIFFSYAICLGAMTSLGSYNKYKYNCYRDCLLLGCLNSGTSFVSGFAIFSVLGFMAQEQGVDIADVAESGPGLAFIAYPKAVSMMPLPTFWAILFFIMLLLLGLDSQFVEVEGQITSLVDLYPSFLRKGYRREIFIAIICFVSYLLGLSMVTEGGMYVFQLFDYYAASGVCLLWVAFFECIAVAWVYGADNFYDAIEDMIGYRPGPWMKWSWIIITPVLCVGCFIFSLAKYTPLTYNKVYIYPQWAIGLGWILALSSMVCIPLVMLIRILQSDGSLIERVKAVAAPREITRWEKETESAAPFCPPGMANGELIKPTHIIVETMISQKGVLGLYHSKQRSSISVTIKPEMDL; this is encoded by the exons AAAGCAAAAACATGGCAACAAAGGAGAAACTGCAGTGTCTGAAAGATTTCCACAAGGACATTCTCAAACCTTCCCCTGGCAAGAGCCCTGGGACACGCCCTGAGGATGAGGCAGAGGGGAAGCCACCACAGCGTGAAAAGTGGGCCAGCAAGATTGACTTTCTGTTGTCTGTGGCTGGAGGATTTATTGGATTAGGCAATGTTTGGCGATTTCCGTATCTCTGCTACAAAAATGGCGGAG GTGCATTTCTCATACCttatttcatttttctgtttGGAGGAGGTCTTCCTGTGTTTTTCCTGGAGGTGGCACTAGGACAGTATACCTCCGAAGGAGGAATTACATGCTGGGAAAAGATCTGCCCTATCTTCACCG gaataGGTTATGCTTCCATAGTGATCGTGTCGCTTTTGAATGTGTATTACATCATCATCCTGGCTTGGGGACTGTACTATCTATTCCACTCTTTTACAAGTAAGCTGCCTTGGGCTTTCTGCGACCAAGAGTGGAACACAAAAAACTGCATAGAAGACACTCTCAGGAAGAACAAAACCCTCTGGTTGTCACTGAATACCACTAACTTCACTTCTCCTGTGACAGAGTTTTGGGA GCACAACGTATTGAGCTTGTCTTCAGGAATTGATGAGCCTGGTGTTGTCAAGTGGGACCTGGCACTATGTCTCCTCCTTGTCTGGGTGATATGTTTCTTTTGCATTTGGAAAGGTGTAAAGTCCACTGGGAAA GTTGTGTACATAACAGCAACATTCCCATTCATCATGCTTCTTGTACTGTTAATCCGTGGTGTCACTTTACCTGGAGCTTCAACGGGCATCAAGTTTTATCTTTACCCTGACATCTCTCGGCTAGCAGATCCACAG GTCTGGATAGATGCTGGGACGCAAATCTTCTTCTCCTATGCAATCTGCTTAGGTGCAATGACTTCCTTGGGGAGCTACAATAAATACAAATACAACTGCTATAG GGACTGTTTGCTGCTGGGATGCCTGAACAGTGGTACCAGTTTTGTGTCTGGCTTCGCAATTTTTTCCGTCCTGGGCTTCATGGCACAAGAGCAAGGGGTGGACATTGCTGATGTGGCAGAGTCAG GTCCAGGCCTGGCCTTTATTGCCTATCCGAAAGCTGTGTCCATGATGCCACTCCCAACTTTTTGGgctattcttttttttattatgcttCTGTTGCTTGGCCTGGACAGCCAG TTTGTTGAAGTTGAAGGACAGATCACGTCATTAGTTGATCTGTACCCATCCTTCCTAAGGAAGGGTTACCGACGGGAAATCTTCATCGCTATAATATGTTTCGTCAGCTATCTTCTGGGACTATCTATGGTGACTGAA GGTGGCATGTATGTGTTTCAACTCTTTGACTACTATGCAGCTAGTGGTGTATGCCTTTTGTGGGTTGCATTCTTTGAATGCATTGCTGTAGCCTGGGTTTATG GCGCTGATAATTTTTACGATGCCATTGAAGATATGATTGGTTACAGGCCCGGTCCCTGGATGAAGTGGAGCTGGATTATAATCACACCGGTTCTCTGTGTG GGGTGCTTTATCTTTTCTCTGGCCAAGTATACACCACTGACCTACAACAAGGTGTACATATATCCtcagtgggccattggcctggggTGGATTCTTGCCCTCTCTTCTATGGTCTGCATCCCGCTTGTAATGCTTATCCGTATTCTACAGTCCGATGGCTCTCTCATTGAG agGGTGAAGGCAGTGGCTGCCCCTCGTGAGATAACTCGGTgggagaaagaaacagagagcGCTGCCCCCTTCTGCCCTCCTGGAATGGCCAATGGAGAACTGATCAAGCCAACTCATATCATCGTGGAGACAATGAT TTCACAGAAAGGAGTGTTGGGCCTGTATCATTCAAAGCAGCGTAGTAGCATATCGGTCACTATAAAACCTGAAATGGACCTCTAG
- the SLC6A6 gene encoding sodium- and chloride-dependent taurine transporter isoform X2, producing the protein MATKEKLQCLKDFHKDILKPSPGKSPGTRPEDEAEGKPPQREKWASKIDFLLSVAGGFIGLGNVWRFPYLCYKNGGGAFLIPYFIFLFGGGLPVFFLEVALGQYTSEGGITCWEKICPIFTGIGYASIVIVSLLNVYYIIILAWGLYYLFHSFTSKLPWAFCDQEWNTKNCIEDTLRKNKTLWLSLNTTNFTSPVTEFWEHNVLSLSSGIDEPGVVKWDLALCLLLVWVICFFCIWKGVKSTGKVVYITATFPFIMLLVLLIRGVTLPGASTGIKFYLYPDISRLADPQVWIDAGTQIFFSYAICLGAMTSLGSYNKYKYNCYRDCLLLGCLNSGTSFVSGFAIFSVLGFMAQEQGVDIADVAESGPGLAFIAYPKAVSMMPLPTFWAILFFIMLLLLGLDSQFVEVEGQITSLVDLYPSFLRKGYRREIFIAIICFVSYLLGLSMVTEGGMYVFQLFDYYAASGVCLLWVAFFECIAVAWVYGADNFYDAIEDMIGYRPGPWMKWSWIIITPVLCVGCFIFSLAKYTPLTYNKVYIYPQWAIGLGWILALSSMVCIPLVMLIRILQSDGSLIERVKAVAAPREITRWEKETESAAPFCPPGMANGELIKPTHIIVETMISQKGVLGLYHSKQRSSISVTIKPEMDL; encoded by the exons ATGGCAACAAAGGAGAAACTGCAGTGTCTGAAAGATTTCCACAAGGACATTCTCAAACCTTCCCCTGGCAAGAGCCCTGGGACACGCCCTGAGGATGAGGCAGAGGGGAAGCCACCACAGCGTGAAAAGTGGGCCAGCAAGATTGACTTTCTGTTGTCTGTGGCTGGAGGATTTATTGGATTAGGCAATGTTTGGCGATTTCCGTATCTCTGCTACAAAAATGGCGGAG GTGCATTTCTCATACCttatttcatttttctgtttGGAGGAGGTCTTCCTGTGTTTTTCCTGGAGGTGGCACTAGGACAGTATACCTCCGAAGGAGGAATTACATGCTGGGAAAAGATCTGCCCTATCTTCACCG gaataGGTTATGCTTCCATAGTGATCGTGTCGCTTTTGAATGTGTATTACATCATCATCCTGGCTTGGGGACTGTACTATCTATTCCACTCTTTTACAAGTAAGCTGCCTTGGGCTTTCTGCGACCAAGAGTGGAACACAAAAAACTGCATAGAAGACACTCTCAGGAAGAACAAAACCCTCTGGTTGTCACTGAATACCACTAACTTCACTTCTCCTGTGACAGAGTTTTGGGA GCACAACGTATTGAGCTTGTCTTCAGGAATTGATGAGCCTGGTGTTGTCAAGTGGGACCTGGCACTATGTCTCCTCCTTGTCTGGGTGATATGTTTCTTTTGCATTTGGAAAGGTGTAAAGTCCACTGGGAAA GTTGTGTACATAACAGCAACATTCCCATTCATCATGCTTCTTGTACTGTTAATCCGTGGTGTCACTTTACCTGGAGCTTCAACGGGCATCAAGTTTTATCTTTACCCTGACATCTCTCGGCTAGCAGATCCACAG GTCTGGATAGATGCTGGGACGCAAATCTTCTTCTCCTATGCAATCTGCTTAGGTGCAATGACTTCCTTGGGGAGCTACAATAAATACAAATACAACTGCTATAG GGACTGTTTGCTGCTGGGATGCCTGAACAGTGGTACCAGTTTTGTGTCTGGCTTCGCAATTTTTTCCGTCCTGGGCTTCATGGCACAAGAGCAAGGGGTGGACATTGCTGATGTGGCAGAGTCAG GTCCAGGCCTGGCCTTTATTGCCTATCCGAAAGCTGTGTCCATGATGCCACTCCCAACTTTTTGGgctattcttttttttattatgcttCTGTTGCTTGGCCTGGACAGCCAG TTTGTTGAAGTTGAAGGACAGATCACGTCATTAGTTGATCTGTACCCATCCTTCCTAAGGAAGGGTTACCGACGGGAAATCTTCATCGCTATAATATGTTTCGTCAGCTATCTTCTGGGACTATCTATGGTGACTGAA GGTGGCATGTATGTGTTTCAACTCTTTGACTACTATGCAGCTAGTGGTGTATGCCTTTTGTGGGTTGCATTCTTTGAATGCATTGCTGTAGCCTGGGTTTATG GCGCTGATAATTTTTACGATGCCATTGAAGATATGATTGGTTACAGGCCCGGTCCCTGGATGAAGTGGAGCTGGATTATAATCACACCGGTTCTCTGTGTG GGGTGCTTTATCTTTTCTCTGGCCAAGTATACACCACTGACCTACAACAAGGTGTACATATATCCtcagtgggccattggcctggggTGGATTCTTGCCCTCTCTTCTATGGTCTGCATCCCGCTTGTAATGCTTATCCGTATTCTACAGTCCGATGGCTCTCTCATTGAG agGGTGAAGGCAGTGGCTGCCCCTCGTGAGATAACTCGGTgggagaaagaaacagagagcGCTGCCCCCTTCTGCCCTCCTGGAATGGCCAATGGAGAACTGATCAAGCCAACTCATATCATCGTGGAGACAATGAT TTCACAGAAAGGAGTGTTGGGCCTGTATCATTCAAAGCAGCGTAGTAGCATATCGGTCACTATAAAACCTGAAATGGACCTCTAG